TATTTGTTGTCGGGGTTTGTCGTCGGTTCGTCGTTCTACCTGATGAGCCAGATCACCAGGCGCATCCGCTTGCGGTCTTTTGCCTTACAACTGATTTTGCAATCGCTTTCGATTTTGACAACGCTTGTGGTTTCCACTGCGACAGTGATGGTCGGATCGGGCGCAATTATTGCTGGGCGGAGCCCGTTCGACCCCGTTTTGCTGGCAGGAATGGGGCGGCTTCTGACACCCCAGCAAGCGGCGGCCGGGTTGGCGGCAGGCTTCACTATGTCGCTCGCCATCAACTTCTTTTTTGCCATCGGCCGCAAACTCGGCCCGGGGGTGATGTGGAGTTGGATGACGGGAAAATACTACGCCCCGCGCGAGGAAGAGATGGTGGTGATGTTTTTGGACATGAAGGATTCGACTACCCTTGCCGAGGGGTTGGGGACGATAGCCTTCAGCCAGTTGGTCAAGGATTTTTTCGCTGACCTGACCGGCCCACTCCTAAAGACAGGGGCACGGGTGAGTCATTACATCGGCGACGAAGCCGTCATCACCTGGTCTCCATCGCGGGGCCTTAAGAAGGGAGGCTGTCTAAATCTAGTGCCAGAGTTCCGGCGCGTCTTGGAGTCGCGCTCCGGCCACTACCAAGCGGCTTACGGCTTGGTTCCCGAGTTCAAAGCAGGTGCCCACATCGGCATGGTGGTGGCCACCGAGGTCGGCGAGATAAAGAGCGAGATTGTCCTCCATGGAGACACGCTCAACACGGCGGCCCGGATCCAGGGACTCTGCGGGCCGGAGGGCGAAATGTTCTTGGTTTCCGGGGAATTGGCGGGGCGGTTGCCGGATTCTCCGGTTTTGGTTGCGTTAGGTGAGCGCCAAGTTAAGGGTCGGGAGAAGGGTGTCGATTTGTATGCGGTGCGAACGTAACAAGCACTCGCAATGCCCATGGCACCCCGGCCTGGTCTCTTCGTCATGCCACCTCTGAGACTGGATCCAATTTAGGGGCACATCCGCGAGAGAAATCCTGAAATCTTCCAACCATGGTTTCCGCTTCATGGGCGAAATGCCGGTACGCCATGATTGTCGATCCCTGCCTCGCCCTCCCCAAAACTGGGGAGGGGATTGCTAGAGTTCGCGCGGGTCGGCGATGCGTCCCTTGATGGCCGTGGCGGCGGCGGTGGCCGGGCTGACCAAATGAGTGCGCGAACCGGGGCCTTGGCGTCCCTCGTAGGGGCGGTTGCTGGTACTTGCGCTGCGTTGTTGCGGGCGCAAGATGTCGCCGTTCATGCCCAGGCACATGCTGCACCCGGCGTGGTGCCATTCGAACCCGGCTTCTTTGAACACCTGGTCCAACCCTTCTTGTTCGGCCAAAGCGCGGACAGAAGCCGAGCCCGGGACAACCATCGCCCGCACCCCTGGGGCGGCCCGGCGACCTTTGACCAAACCGGCGGCAACCCGCAGGTCTTCGATCCGGGCGTTGGTGCAACTGCCGATGAAAACGGTGTTGACCTCCAACTCGGCGACCGGGGTGCCCGGCTTGAGCCCCATATACATTTGGGCCCGTTCCTCGTTTTTGTCTTGCGGCTCGGGGATGGCTTGATCCACGTCCACCGTCATCGCCGGGGTTGTGCCCCAAGTGACCTGGGGCTTGAGGGCATCGACATCCAGATGCTCTTCCCGGTCGAAGACTGCCCCAGCATCCGTGGCCAAAGATCGCGAATGTTCCACCATTCGGTCGAAGTCCGCTCCTTTGGGGGCGAAGGGCCGGTTGCCTTCCGCGATGTATTCAAATGTGGTGTCGTCCGGTGCGACCATGCCAGCGCGGGCCCCCATTTCGATGCTCATGTTGCAAATGGTCATGCGCCCGCTCATGGGCAGGGATCGGATTGCCGAGCCGGCATATTCAGCCACAAAGCCGGTTGCGCCGCCCGCTCCGAGTTTGCGGATGATGGCCAAGATGACGTCTTTGGCCGTGACGCCGTGGGCCAACGTGCCATCGGCGTTGATGCGGAGGGTTTTGGGTTTTTTGGCGGCCCGCAGCGTTTGAGTGGCTAACACGTGTTCCACCTCGCTTGTCCCAATCCCAAAGGCAAGCGCGCCGAACGCGCCATGCGTGGAGGTGTGACTATCGCCGCAGACGATGGTCAATCCCGGCAACGTGATGCCCAACTCGGGGCCGATGATGTGGACGATCCCTTGGCGCGGGTCGTGGTACCCAAACAAGGGGACTCCGAACTCCCGGGCATTGCGATCCAAGGCGGCCAACTGCTGCCCGCTCAGGGTGCTGGCATCGATCTCGCGGCCGTCGGTGGGCACATTGTGGTCCACCGTGGCAAAAGTCAGGTCGGGGCGACGCACCGGCCGGCCGGCCACCCGGAGCGCGTCGAAGGCTTGGGGGGATGTCACCTCGTGCACCAAATGCCGGTCGATATAGAGCAACGTACCGCCCCCGGGCAGGTCGGCGACCTTGTGGTTGTCCCAAACTTTTTCGAACAGCGTCTTTGCCATGCGTGCAACGCTATTCTACGCTGTGGGCAGAACTGGCGGGGAATGGGGGACAGAGGACCCGCCCGGGGCCCTCGGTTCGGGCACAAGGAGAGTTGGGGCTGGGCCATCTGGTATCATCCCCCTCTGCTTCTGGGCAGTTGCCCGAGTGGCCAATGGGAACAGACTGTAAATCTGTCGGCGAGAGCCTACGCAGGTTCGAATCCTGCACTGCCCACCAGAAGATAGAGACGCCCTCGTAGCTCAGCGGCAGAGCGTTCCCTTGGTAAGGGAGAGGTCACGAGTTCAATTCTCGTCGAGGGCTCCAGATCCGGAATTCCCATCCGCAAAGCCCGGGCTCCCGGCAACCACGGCCAAAACAAGCGAAAAGCCCACCGCAAAGGCCAGGCTGTTGGTTCCTAACACAGAATAGGCCCAAGCCCCCAACCCCGCACCCGTGACCAACCCGGCCCACAGCAGCAGGTAGCGGAGCCATTCCCACCGTGGGTTGCCCAGAAAGAGCCCGGCCACCAACTGGCCAAGCTTGACAATGACCCCGGTCATATAGGTGAGCCCGATGGAGATTTCGCCTTCTTGGTGGAAGACCGCGTTGACCGCCCCCATCGCCATCACAACCGACGCCAAGCCCAAGCGAGGCACATGGAAAATCCACGCAAAAGTGGCCAGGGCCAGCAGCAACGAAACCAAAAGCAGCACCCGACGGCGCTTTCTCCGCGTGGAGCGGCCGGCAACTACCGTGCCGCCGGCAACCCCCAGAACAAAGCAGAGGATCACCCCCGCCGCTATCAGGACGTGTGGGATTTGCCAGGTGCCCGCCGCAACCCCCAACCGGGTGGAGTTGCCAGTCATGAACGACACGAAGAACCCGCCCGTGTTGAGGAATCCGATGCTATCGACATAACCCGCCAAGGCAGAAAGCATCACAGCCAGTACCGTGCTCCTGCGGTCGAGCGTCGTCATCCCCCTTATTATCGGCTTGGCTGGCAACGGGCCATGCGCCCTTCCCAACCATTTGGGGACCCGCCTGTCAAAATCAGGCTCAAGTGGCGGAAAGCAAAGGCAACGTGCGGCTCATCACCTTGGGCTGCGCAAAAAACGAGGTGGACAGCGAGGAAATCGCGGGTGTTCTGCGCAACGCCGGACACACCGTGGATGGTTCGCAAGTGGCCGATGTGACCGTCATCAACACCTGCGGGTTTTTGGAATCTGCCAAACACGAATCGATTGCCGCCATCCGCAAAGCCGTGGCCGAAAAAGGCTCCGGGAAAGTCATTGTCGCCGGATGCCTGGCCCAGCGCCTCGGTGCCGAACTTGCCCGATTGGCCCCAGGAGCCGACGCTTATGTCGGAGTGGGACAAATGGGGGCCTTTGCCGAAATCGTTGACAAGGTGTTTTCCCACCACGAGCCGTGGGTCGACACCGCACCCCCGCACCACCGCTGGGCAGACCTGGCCACCCGGGCCCGCACGGGCCGGCCGTGGAGCGCCTACCTCAAAGTCAGCGAAGGCTGCGACCATCGATGCACGTTTTGCACCATCCCATCCTTTCGAGGGGCCCACGCCAGCAAACCGATCGACCGAGTGGTGGAAGAAGCGCGGATCTTGGCGAGATCCGGCTGTAAAGAAGTCAACCTCATTGCCCAAGATGTCACCCAATACGGCTATGACCTTTATGGCGCGTTCACACTACCCAAACTCCTGGCCGAACTCAACCAAGTGGATGGGCTTGAGTGGATCAGGATCCTCTATTTCTATCCCAACCGGTTGACCGACGAGGTCATCCAGGCGATGGCGGAATTGAACAAAGTCTGCCACTACATCGACATCCCCCTACAACACGCCCACCCCGACACCCTGAGGCGCATGAAGCGACCATGGGATGGGGAACGCTACTTGAAGTTGTTCGAAAAAGTCCGGTCGGCGATTCCGGATGTGGCGATCCGCACAACGTTCATCGTAGGTTTTCCCGGAGAAACTTCAACGGAATTTAACTATTTGGTTGATTTTGTCCGTGAAGCCAAGCTCGACCGGGTCGGGGCGTTCCAGTTCTCGCGAGAGCCGGGCACGCCGAGCCACGATATGCCCGGACAAGTGCCTTCGCGGGTCAAGAAGGAGCGGTACGACCGTCTGATGCGGGCCCAAGCACCGGTCTCCTTGGCCCGCAACAAGTCATTTGTCGGACAAGTGTTGACGGTGTTGGCGGATGAGGTAAAAGATGGATGGATTGCGGGTCGGAGCTATCGCGATGCCCCGGAGATCGACGGATGGGTTTATGCCCAAGGCGCCGTGGAACCTGGTTCCCTCGCCCGCGTGCGGGTTACGGAAGCTAAAGAGCACGACCTGATCGGCGTGTTAGAGGGCTTCACCCCGAACGCCAAACGGTTGATCCCGATCAAAATGGCAACCCGCGAACCCCGGTGAGACGATGCCCCAAGTCTTCAACCATTTTGTTAGATTTTTGATGGAGCATGAACCAAAGCGCCACTATGCGAGCCGATTGTGGGGAATTGTCGGCGCCAGCCTCGTCATCGCTTCGCTTATTGCGATGCCGTTTTCTGTGCCGTCCGGGTTCGCGGGGCTGCTTTTGGGAATTGTTTTGCTCTTCTCGCAACTCGTCACAAGGGTCAAACCTTCGGAACTTGCGGCGGACATTCCTGGAGAACTGACCGAGGTTTGGGGCTTGCTCCGATGGATGGCCAGCCGGCGCGAGCTCAGCATGAGAACGCATCCCGAACTCCGGGATTTGCTTGAAGAAATCGCCGAATCCCGGCGGACCACCCTTATTGCACTCAGGTCCGGGGCATGGAAAGACCGCGCCCGCACGCCGGAAGGCGCCCAGACGATCCGTGATATCGAAGTTGTGCTTCAAACCGCCTTATACGACTCGGTCTTCATCGGCAGGCACCTCTTTCGGGGGAAAGGGCAACGCGATTCCACCTTTCGGTCGAGATGTGCTGACCCGGCTTTCGGGCGGGATGCCCTGGCGGCAGTGGGGGAAATCCGTGACGAGGTCAGGGCGCTCTGCGAATCAGCCTTGGCGGCCGGCGAACTGAGCGACCTCCGGGTCAACCTTATTCAAAAACGCTTTCAGGCCCTGGTCGAAGCGGAGCGGGAGTTGGAGGCAGAGACAACCATAGACGCATTCGACTAATCGCTATGGGATGACACCGGGAAGTTCAACTCCAACCAACTGTGTCTTTCCGTTTGAAAACTGCAACGTGCACGATATCACGACCTTGCGGCGGATACCAACCAGCCGTGCATCCCGGTCAAGTGTAGGAGATCCCGGCATGAGTTCAAGTCTCTGCAATTCTTTAGAGGGGCCACTCGACACCAGATCCGCAAGGTTTTTGCCGATCATTTCATCGAATGCCTTTGGGTCTGCCCCGCATTTACTTGTTAGCCATCTTTGAAATTCAACAAATTTGGCATTGTAATACTGTCTGAATTCTTCATACAGTTTCCAGTAGGATTCAGCACCGCGGGCCAGACAATCCTTCAGTTCACCCGCACTCCTTGGGCTGTTCAGCATTTTCTGGGTCAGTGTCATAGGAACAAGCGAGTCCAGGACTTTGGCTTCCCGTGCGCTCTCCTCGGAAAACCGATGGAACTGCGTCGTCTCCGGGTAGATGCGCGACGGGGCCCGGAGCTTGGCCCTTGCATGGCTGTCCTCCAATGTTAGCTCTGTGATAGGCTCAACAATCAGGTTGCCAAACCCGACAATTCTGTTGCCTATCCAGGGCCTTGTTACATATGAAGTCAACATCGACTGATCTGCTGGCGACAGACGATAGGTACCTGTATCAATATCACAGTCCCCTTTGTCCTCACTCATAGTCCTTTCGTATAGGCTGAGGAGAGTTCGGAATGCTTCGATGCCTGTGGATGAGGTATCCACTAGGACTACAGATCCGGGCTCCCGAATAATGAGCAAGTGCTTTTCTTCTTGCTCGTGAATGCCTAGTTCGAAGCCTTGCCAAATCGTGAAGTCTGATTCAGAAAACTTAATGTTTACGGCGTCATTGCCAGCAATCCACACAATTGTATCCTTTTGTAGTGATTGTTGGATGCCAATCAGAGCCAATGCCAAATATGTCATGATTCAATGCTTTTTTGAGGACTGTTTACGCTGAATTACTCGCCAAAGCGGTATCGATAAACGAGCGGATAGCAAAAATGATCAACTTGAATTTTCGTGTCGCGTCGTACAGCCAGCTGATATTCGCTTTGTCCACCTTCGATTACAAAGAATGCCTTGTATGCCGGTTGGTTACTCCCGATTGGCACTTGCCATGGCAACTTCAGGCCGTCCTCGGATGCTTCTTCCGCTCGACACTCTTTGTACCTAATTTGAACCTCTAGGGCATAGTCCGGAGGAATGAGAACCGGCTCAGGGTCGTAAGAGAAACTTCTATTGAATCGACCGAGTGCCGAACCGAACGGTTGACCCCAACTGACGCTCTCTGGAATCGGGGCTTCTCCCAAAGTCTCTATATTGCGATCCAACCAGTTCCAAACACCGGCCGGTGGATCTAAAACGATATCATGGTCTGAGATATTGAAGATTGCAAATTCCACAGGCTGCAGATCTATCTATTGGAGGCTTAAGCGCACTTGAACAGCAGTGAGGACGGCGGCAATGAAGTCCATGCAGAAAAAATACCCCCCCCCCCCCCCGCACATTATTTTTGCTTGAGATCATTTTTGGATCTTAAAACCTCTCATTGGGCTTCGTCGGGGACTTTTTTTGATCAGGCCCACACGGTCGAGACCGGGCCGTGACCCAGCCATTCGTCCACAGTCCCAGAATTGACGCCCTGATGCAATACCAACCCGTGGGTCAGTGCCTGGCCGCTCACTTCCCGCAAGTATCTCAGCGCCTCAAAATCGGCCGGGGTGGGATCGCCATGCCCCAGGACGGTCAAACCCAGTATCCGACCATCCCCCAAAGCCACCACAATGGGCACCGAATGGTGCCGGGTGGACCGGAAGTGCATTACTTCATAGGGCATATCAGACCAACCTGATTCTTTGACCAATTCCATGGCCACGAACTGCGCCCAGGCATCTTGATCCATGGCTCGGCCCGAGAGGTGATGCCAAATGCCCGTGTCCACAAAAGCCAGTCGGGCGGTTTTGGCCGCCTTGCCCCCGTGCAGGGCCGACCACGCAGGCACCGGGTGAACCAGGTAGACCGCTTGCAACAGGCCGAGATAGCGGGTCAAGCTGGTTGCCGGAATCCCGGTGTCCCGGCTGAGCTGGGTGATGTTTTGCACCGAATAGGGGTTGCGGGCCAGAACCTGCAAGAGGTTGGGCAAGCTGTGCAACCCCTCGATCTGCGCCAAATCGCGCACGTCCCGATCCATCAGGGCGCGAATGTATGATGAAAACCAGGCGTTCCGCCGGGATGCGCTGGCGCGCGCAACGGGTTCCGGGAACCCGCCAGATTCCACCATCCGGTCGGCTCCGGGCGCCAATGAGCCCGACAGCCACCGATCCACAAATGCCTTGGGTTGGTTGGCAAGCTCCGATTGGGCAAACGGAAATAGAGTGAACACCTCCATCCTGCCGGCAAGCGAATCGCTGAGTTTAGGCAGCAGCATCACATTGGCCGAACCAGTCAAAACGAACCGGCCCGGGCGGCGATCTGCGTCGACCACCTTTTTGATGCTGCGCATGAGTTGGGGCGCGCGCTGCACCTCGTCGATCACGACACCATCGGGGAATGTGCGGAGCCAACCTTCCGGGTTGGAAACGGCCGCCGACAAGGCCAGGGAATCATCCAAGGTCACATAGGGTAACCGGCACACCTTTTGGACGAGTGTGCTTTTGCCCGCTTGGCGTGGCCCTTGGACGACGAGGACGGGGGTGTCGGCGAGCGCCTCTTGGAATTTTGCCGCAATCCCACGGCCGACGTATGCATCCATGCTTTCATAAACTTACCTCAAAACAGAGAAAAATCCACCACCCAGCGGTGGATTTTTCACCGCGACGTGTAACCCTCAGCGCCGGGCGGCGACCAACATGTCGAGCCAGTGTTTGCTCCGCAGGTCGTCGGTGTCCACACCGTGGTTGTTGGTGCTGCTGTGGATGAAGTAGGCCCCGCCATCTTGGAAGTAGCCCAAAAATATGCCCGTGTGGCCAATCTTCCCGCGTTTCTTATCCCAAAAATAGAGCCGGTCGCCGGGTTGCAGATCCTCTAACCGTTCCACCGGTTGCCCGACTTTGGCCTGTTCGGCCGCGGTCCGCGGCAGGTCGACGCCGATCTTCCCAAAAAGCTGTTGCACGAATCCACTGCAGTCGATCCCGTTGGTCAGGCTGTTCCCGCCCCAAACGTATTTTGTCCCAATGAACTTATAGCTGTACTGGAGCATTTCCTGCTTGTCTTTGGGGTTGCTCACGGCGGTTCCAGATGTCCTTGCCCCGCCCCGGCTGCTCATCTGGGTGCCATTGCGGCTGAACTGGTAATCCTTGGGGATCTCGACATCATAGGGCAGTTCGGCAACCGTTTCACGCAGGACGTAACCGGTCCGACCGTTTTGCAGCAGCACTGCGAGCCATTTTTCGTACTTGGTGTCGTTGATGACCAGATATTGGTACGCCTTCAAGCTCCAAAGTTTGGTGGAGCCCGTGCTCATGTTCGAGTAGATTTTGGATTCTTTGATGGATTGGCCCAGCCGCCCCACCTTGACCATATCGGAACCGGCGGGCGCAGAGCCGTCGTTGGCTTTGGCTTGGGCACCGGCAAGAGGCGCAACGGCCAAAGCCGTCACGATCCCGATCAGCCTAACATTTTTTCGGATCTGGTCGAGCATTGCTTTTGATTATGGTCCTTTTCTGGCTGGTGAAGAGCCCTACACCGTTGCCAAGACGCGCAAAAACCCCGCAATGATCGGTAGTCCCGGCTGAGAACCCAGAATTTTACGGGTGGCCCGCTCTGGGTGCGGCATCATGCCGAGCACATTCCCCGCCGGGTTGACGATCCCCGCGATGTTCCGCGCTGAACCGTTTGGATTCGCCAATTCTTCTACGGCCCCAGATTCGCTGCAATAGCGGAATGCCACCAAGCCCTCGCCTTCCAGCCGGTTCAAAACGGTGTCATCAGCCAAATATCGGCCCTCTCCGTGAGCGATCGGGATGGGCAGCACCCCCTCAACCCCGGCAGTCCAAGGGGAGGTGTGTTGGGCCGCCGCCAGGTGTACGGTTGCGCAAACAAATCGCTCGCCCAAGTTGGGCATCAGCGCCCCCGGCAAGATCCCGGCTTCGCAAAGGATTTGGAACCCGTTGCAAACCCCCAACACCGGCCGCCCAGCGGAAGCAAATTCCTGGACGGCGGCCATCACCGGCGACCGGGCGGCGATGGCCCCACACCGCAGATAATCGCCATAGGTAAACCCTCCGGGGATGAACACGCCGTCGAATCCGGCTAGGCTCGATTCCCCATGCCAGACGTATTCGGACTGCACGCCCAAGTCTTCGCGAAGGCTCCACAGCGCATCCTGGTCGCAATTGGAACCAGGAAACTGCACCACCGCGATCTTCACGGCACAACCTCGATCGAATAGTCTTCGATGACCGGATTGGCCAGGAGCCGCTCGCACATGGCGCGGACGCGGGATTCATCATAGCGCTCAAGCTCCAATGTCACCGTTTTGCCAATCCGGGCCCCCCCCACTTCGCCGAACTCCAGATCCCGGAGCGACTTGGCCACGGTGCGGCCCGCAGAATCGAGGAGCGAGGGCTTGAGAGTGATGTTCACACGGACCGTGACCATGTCCGGATTGTGGCAGACCAAGGCCCAGCGGCCAGGGCCAGTTCAGGCAACGGCGCGGGGGTCGGCTTCAACCTCAATCGGCAATCGGGCATCCAAATCGAAGACGATGGCCGCCCACTCCCGGCCGTACCGTTCGCACCGCGCCGGGTGGGCTTGGTGGCCCCGGACCCGCATCGGCGCATCCGCGCCAACCAACAAGGTCAACCCGCGCACCGAGTCGCCGCACTTCAGGGTCAGTTGCCCGCGATCGACCCGGTAAGACAGGCGGCGGCGGGCCAGCTCGAATTTGGCGAGCTCCGACGGGCTGAACGCCTTGTAGCCCAATTCGATCAGCCCCCGCAACATCTGGGGCAGGTTCAACTCGAACCGTGACTCCGCAGCGTGGGAGGTCAAGAAGTCGAAACGGAATGTCCCGTTGAACCGCTGGATCCTCTGAGCCAGATACATCGTGGTTTGGAACGGGGTCACCCAACCCGGCGCAAACGAAACCGCCGGGATTTCGACCACTTGGAACTTCGCATCGTGGGTCACCGGGACAAACGGCCGCCCTGTGCCGAACAGGAAACCGGCCGTGCCCGGCTGGCGACCCCCCTTGCTCAGCATGGCGACGGCACCCGTTTCTTCGGCCAAGGCGTACATGCGGGTCAGCCCAAACCAGGCGCCATCCCACCCTTTCATCACTTTGAGTTCGCTGCCGACCCCCCGGGTCAGCGCCGTGTTTTGAACCTTGACCTGGCGTGTGGACGCGTCGTGCTTTTCGGGTTTATAGAGGTGGCCAATGTCGTGGCCCCAAGATTTGAACGTCCGGTAAACATCCAAAGGAAGGCCGGGAGGGGGAACCATCCATGCGGCCCGCAAACCAAACCGGGCAATCAAGGCCGCCGACGTTTTGATGTGGTCGATCAGGCTGCTGTCGCATTCCACATCGACCGTGCAAGCCACGTTGTGGTTTTCCGGCAGATGCCACACCAAGGCGGGGGCTAATCCTGTTCGCCCGATCCCGGCCAACACCAACCGCAGGAACTGTTCGCGGAGCATATCCAAGTGGGGGGTCAGGAAGGCTGGATCCAAACCCTCTCCCGGCTGCGCCCGATCCGACCAGAGGAATACGGTGCCATCTTCGGCCCGCAAGACCCCATCTTGGGTGTAACAACTCCCGTCGCACGGGCCGACCAGATCGGTGCTGACGCCCCGGCCCATCGCCATCAAGGCCCCGGTCATGCCCGCATGCGGGGCAAACACGCTGACCTTGGAGCCCGCTGACACCAAAGGGTTGCCGTGGGAATCCAACGCCAAAACTTCGCCCGGGAGCTTTTTTGCTTGCTCCCCGCCAAAGAACAGGCCGCCAAAGCAATCCTCCGCCAAAACCGAAACGGCCTCCGGGGCGCAGAGGTGGCAGCGGCAATACTTGTGGCCGGTCGCCGCGATGTCGAAAAGGTATTCCCCGTGCCAAAAGCCGCCGGTGACCACCACGTGCCGCCCATCTTTGGCAAGCCATTCGGCCAGGCCCTTGCGCTGTTCCCCGGTGAGTTTGCCTTGCCCACACAGGATCAAAACATCATATTCCGACGGGTCGTCCAGGATGGATTCGCTGCCGATTTCGCAGACCAGGCCGGTTTGGCGCAAAAGTTCGCCATACCAGGCCGAATAGGGGTCCGCCGACGCCAAGACCGCGCCGACCCGCGCAAAAGAGACACGATCCATAAGCTCCGCCAAAGGTCATTGTTGGCAGGTCGCTTTGCCCCGTGTAGACCGGGACGCCTAAACCCGGTGCGGTATCCATAGGGAGATGAAACTGCGACTCGGCCTTCCTAAGGGCAGCCTGCAAGACGCCACCTTCGCCCTGTTCCAAAGGGCGGGGTACGACGTGAAAGTGGCCAGCCGCAGCTACCATCCGGTGATCGACGACCCAGAAATCGAACCCGTGCTCCTGCGCCCCCAAGAAATCCCCCGGTACTTAGAAGACGGGCTGATTGATGCCGGGCTCACGGGCCACGACTGGATTTCGGACTGCGGGGCCGACCTGCACGAAATCTCCGAGCTCTGCTACAGCAAACTTACGTCGAACCCCATCCGGGTCGTGTTAGCCGTTCACAAAGACAGCCCCTATGAACAGGCTGAAGACCTCAAGGGAAAAACCGTCGCCACCGAATACATGCGCCTTACCCAAAGGTTTTTTGCGGAGCGGGGGGTGGATGTTCGGGTCGAGTTCAGCTGGGGGGCCTGCGAAGTCAAAGTCCCCGACTTGGTCGAAGCCATCGTCGTCAACACCGAGACCGGTTCCAGCTTGCGGGCCCACAACTTGCGCATCGTCGAAACCCTCCTGACCTCCACAACCCGGTTCGTTGCCAACCGGGAAGCGTGGGCCGACGAAAGCAAACGCGAAAAGTTGGAAAACCTGGCGATTCTGTTGGATGGAGCCATGAATGCCAGCCGCCTGGTTGGACTCAAAATGAACGTCCCCGTCGACGCCCAAAGCCAGGTCCACGCGATTCTGCCGAGCTTGCAAAACCCAACGATCTCCCCGCTGGCCGACCCCGGCTGGGTGGCTATGGAAGTCATCCTGAGCGAGCATGATTCGCGCGACTTGATCCCCCGGCTCAAGCGGGCGGGAGCGACCGGCTTGGTCGAATACCCCCTCAAC
Above is a genomic segment from Armatimonadota bacterium containing:
- a CDS encoding adenylate/guanylate cyclase domain-containing protein → MPNPGEYKRYLLVAYCMSIPPTLYFSRFGILGCLVIYLLSGFVVGSSFYLMSQITRRIRLRSFALQLILQSLSILTTLVVSTATVMVGSGAIIAGRSPFDPVLLAGMGRLLTPQQAAAGLAAGFTMSLAINFFFAIGRKLGPGVMWSWMTGKYYAPREEEMVVMFLDMKDSTTLAEGLGTIAFSQLVKDFFADLTGPLLKTGARVSHYIGDEAVITWSPSRGLKKGGCLNLVPEFRRVLESRSGHYQAAYGLVPEFKAGAHIGMVVATEVGEIKSEIVLHGDTLNTAARIQGLCGPEGEMFLVSGELAGRLPDSPVLVALGERQVKGREKGVDLYAVRT
- the leuC gene encoding 3-isopropylmalate dehydratase large subunit, with protein sequence MAKTLFEKVWDNHKVADLPGGGTLLYIDRHLVHEVTSPQAFDALRVAGRPVRRPDLTFATVDHNVPTDGREIDASTLSGQQLAALDRNAREFGVPLFGYHDPRQGIVHIIGPELGITLPGLTIVCGDSHTSTHGAFGALAFGIGTSEVEHVLATQTLRAAKKPKTLRINADGTLAHGVTAKDVILAIIRKLGAGGATGFVAEYAGSAIRSLPMSGRMTICNMSIEMGARAGMVAPDDTTFEYIAEGNRPFAPKGADFDRMVEHSRSLATDAGAVFDREEHLDVDALKPQVTWGTTPAMTVDVDQAIPEPQDKNEERAQMYMGLKPGTPVAELEVNTVFIGSCTNARIEDLRVAAGLVKGRRAAPGVRAMVVPGSASVRALAEQEGLDQVFKEAGFEWHHAGCSMCLGMNGDILRPQQRSASTSNRPYEGRQGPGSRTHLVSPATAAATAIKGRIADPREL
- a CDS encoding DUF1275 domain-containing protein, yielding MTTLDRRSTVLAVMLSALAGYVDSIGFLNTGGFFVSFMTGNSTRLGVAAGTWQIPHVLIAAGVILCFVLGVAGGTVVAGRSTRRKRRRVLLLVSLLLALATFAWIFHVPRLGLASVVMAMGAVNAVFHQEGEISIGLTYMTGVIVKLGQLVAGLFLGNPRWEWLRYLLLWAGLVTGAGLGAWAYSVLGTNSLAFAVGFSLVLAVVAGSPGFADGNSGSGALDEN
- the rimO gene encoding 30S ribosomal protein S12 methylthiotransferase RimO; translation: MAESKGNVRLITLGCAKNEVDSEEIAGVLRNAGHTVDGSQVADVTVINTCGFLESAKHESIAAIRKAVAEKGSGKVIVAGCLAQRLGAELARLAPGADAYVGVGQMGAFAEIVDKVFSHHEPWVDTAPPHHRWADLATRARTGRPWSAYLKVSEGCDHRCTFCTIPSFRGAHASKPIDRVVEEARILARSGCKEVNLIAQDVTQYGYDLYGAFTLPKLLAELNQVDGLEWIRILYFYPNRLTDEVIQAMAELNKVCHYIDIPLQHAHPDTLRRMKRPWDGERYLKLFEKVRSAIPDVAIRTTFIVGFPGETSTEFNYLVDFVREAKLDRVGAFQFSREPGTPSHDMPGQVPSRVKKERYDRLMRAQAPVSLARNKSFVGQVLTVLADEVKDGWIAGRSYRDAPEIDGWVYAQGAVEPGSLARVRVTEAKEHDLIGVLEGFTPNAKRLIPIKMATREPR
- a CDS encoding ATP-binding protein codes for the protein MDAYVGRGIAAKFQEALADTPVLVVQGPRQAGKSTLVQKVCRLPYVTLDDSLALSAAVSNPEGWLRTFPDGVVIDEVQRAPQLMRSIKKVVDADRRPGRFVLTGSANVMLLPKLSDSLAGRMEVFTLFPFAQSELANQPKAFVDRWLSGSLAPGADRMVESGGFPEPVARASASRRNAWFSSYIRALMDRDVRDLAQIEGLHSLPNLLQVLARNPYSVQNITQLSRDTGIPATSLTRYLGLLQAVYLVHPVPAWSALHGGKAAKTARLAFVDTGIWHHLSGRAMDQDAWAQFVAMELVKESGWSDMPYEVMHFRSTRHHSVPIVVALGDGRILGLTVLGHGDPTPADFEALRYLREVSGQALTHGLVLHQGVNSGTVDEWLGHGPVSTVWA
- a CDS encoding C40 family peptidase, encoding MLDQIRKNVRLIGIVTALAVAPLAGAQAKANDGSAPAGSDMVKVGRLGQSIKESKIYSNMSTGSTKLWSLKAYQYLVINDTKYEKWLAVLLQNGRTGYVLRETVAELPYDVEIPKDYQFSRNGTQMSSRGGARTSGTAVSNPKDKQEMLQYSYKFIGTKYVWGGNSLTNGIDCSGFVQQLFGKIGVDLPRTAAEQAKVGQPVERLEDLQPGDRLYFWDKKRGKIGHTGIFLGYFQDGGAYFIHSSTNNHGVDTDDLRSKHWLDMLVAARR
- the purQ gene encoding phosphoribosylformylglycinamidine synthase subunit PurQ, yielding MKIAVVQFPGSNCDQDALWSLREDLGVQSEYVWHGESSLAGFDGVFIPGGFTYGDYLRCGAIAARSPVMAAVQEFASAGRPVLGVCNGFQILCEAGILPGALMPNLGERFVCATVHLAAAQHTSPWTAGVEGVLPIPIAHGEGRYLADDTVLNRLEGEGLVAFRYCSESGAVEELANPNGSARNIAGIVNPAGNVLGMMPHPERATRKILGSQPGLPIIAGFLRVLATV
- the purS gene encoding phosphoribosylformylglycinamidine synthase subunit PurS, encoding MVTVRVNITLKPSLLDSAGRTVAKSLRDLEFGEVGGARIGKTVTLELERYDESRVRAMCERLLANPVIEDYSIEVVP